The Terriglobales bacterium genome has a window encoding:
- a CDS encoding DUF1800 family protein → MPRKALLAGLLVLSLALSTSLVSAGNKKKDKKKAAAVQAQMDERQRALHVLNRFTFGPRPGDVDRVMAMGVDKWFEEQLHPDKINDSALEARLSPFRSLNMDTQMLVENFPPRQAVQAVINGRAPLPSDPVKRAIYESQIQKIEDQQARKQAKGDGAPQAANVDTQTANPAVSGVGQGISPVVSNSSKPPDNSASSDQANEQQKAAQREARMYADLKYEEFMAMPAEKRMQAILKMDAQERERFARALRPEDREQLLASLTPDQRETVMALANPEQVVVGELQQGKILRAAYSERQLDEVMTDFWFNHFNVFIGKGPDRYLITSYERDVIRAHALGKFKDLLVATAKSPAMLWYLDNWDSVGPNSEFAKYGNHPARNNASFHPRRPYFGGPFGGRPPVARPQAQQQKKQQKGLNENYARELMELHTLGVDGGYTQKDVTEVARVFTGWTLREPRRGGGYEFDERKHEPGNKTVLGQKIKEDGEKEGMKVLEMLARHPSTARFISTKLATRFVSDNPPPTLVDRMAETFRKSDGDIREVLMTMFNSPEFWSPAAYRAKVKTPLEFVVSSIRATGADINNARPLVQALNRMGMPLYGQQPPTGYPMKAEAWVNSSALLNRMNFALQLGNGRMRGVEFNASQLLATSSSSTAEQAVGSLESVLLAGDISQQTHATILKQLADPQVTGRVLDDASRPPNVGVIAGLLLGSPEFQRR, encoded by the coding sequence AGAAGGACAAAAAGAAGGCGGCGGCTGTCCAGGCGCAGATGGATGAACGCCAGCGGGCTCTGCATGTTCTAAATCGCTTCACGTTCGGCCCGCGGCCGGGAGATGTGGATCGCGTGATGGCGATGGGCGTGGACAAATGGTTCGAGGAGCAGCTTCATCCTGACAAAATCAATGACTCTGCGCTGGAGGCTCGGCTTTCACCCTTTCGCAGTCTGAACATGGACACGCAGATGCTGGTTGAGAATTTTCCGCCGCGCCAGGCGGTGCAGGCGGTAATCAATGGCAGAGCACCGCTGCCGTCCGATCCTGTGAAGCGCGCCATCTACGAATCGCAGATCCAGAAGATTGAGGATCAGCAGGCCCGCAAACAAGCCAAGGGTGACGGCGCGCCACAAGCGGCGAATGTCGATACGCAAACGGCAAACCCGGCAGTTTCCGGCGTGGGACAGGGGATCTCGCCAGTCGTCTCCAATTCTTCAAAGCCGCCTGATAACTCCGCCAGCAGCGATCAGGCCAATGAACAGCAGAAAGCCGCGCAGCGGGAAGCCCGCATGTATGCCGACTTGAAGTATGAAGAGTTCATGGCGATGCCGGCGGAAAAACGTATGCAGGCCATCCTCAAGATGGATGCGCAAGAGCGCGAGCGCTTCGCGCGAGCATTGCGCCCGGAAGATCGCGAACAGCTATTGGCATCGCTCACGCCCGATCAGCGCGAGACCGTCATGGCGCTGGCAAATCCGGAACAGGTGGTGGTCGGCGAATTACAGCAGGGCAAGATATTGCGCGCTGCCTACAGTGAACGGCAACTGGACGAGGTGATGACCGACTTCTGGTTCAACCACTTCAACGTTTTTATCGGCAAGGGGCCGGATCGCTACCTCATCACTTCGTATGAGCGCGACGTGATACGTGCGCATGCGCTGGGCAAATTCAAGGACCTGCTGGTGGCTACGGCTAAGAGTCCGGCCATGCTGTGGTATCTGGACAACTGGGACAGCGTGGGTCCGAACTCGGAATTCGCAAAGTACGGTAATCATCCTGCGCGTAACAACGCCTCGTTTCATCCGCGGCGTCCCTACTTTGGCGGGCCATTCGGCGGGAGGCCGCCGGTAGCTCGGCCGCAGGCACAACAGCAGAAAAAGCAGCAGAAAGGTCTGAACGAGAACTACGCTCGCGAACTGATGGAGCTGCACACGCTGGGCGTCGATGGCGGATATACACAGAAAGACGTGACCGAAGTAGCGCGCGTATTCACCGGTTGGACATTGCGCGAGCCGCGGCGCGGCGGCGGTTACGAATTCGACGAACGCAAGCATGAACCGGGTAACAAGACGGTCCTGGGCCAGAAGATCAAAGAGGATGGGGAGAAAGAAGGCATGAAGGTGCTGGAGATGCTAGCCCGTCATCCCTCGACGGCACGGTTTATCTCCACCAAGCTGGCCACCCGTTTTGTTTCCGATAATCCTCCGCCGACGTTGGTCGATCGCATGGCCGAAACGTTTCGGAAGAGCGACGGAGACATCCGGGAAGTACTGATGACAATGTTCAACTCGCCGGAGTTCTGGTCACCAGCGGCCTATCGCGCCAAAGTCAAGACGCCGCTGGAGTTCGTGGTTTCCTCCATTCGTGCGACTGGAGCCGATATCAACAATGCGAGGCCCTTGGTGCAAGCGCTCAATCGCATGGGCATGCCTTTGTATGGGCAACAGCCGCCGACCGGATATCCCATGAAGGCGGAAGCGTGGGTGAATTCGTCTGCGTTGCTGAACCGCATGAACTTTGCTCTGCAATTGGGAAATGGGCGCATGCGCGGGGTGGAGTTCAATGCCTCACAATTGTTAGCAACGTCCAGTTCATCTACCGCGGAACAGGCGGTTGGATCCCTGGAGAGTGTGCTGCTGGCAGGAGACATTTCGCAGCAGACGCACGCCACGATCCTGAAACAGCTTGCCGATCCACAGGTCACCGGACGGGTGCTGGACGATGCGTCGCGCCCACCGAATGTGGGGGTAATTGCGGGGTTGCTCCTGGGGTCGCCGGAGTTTCAGCGGCGATGA